From the Oleiphilus messinensis genome, one window contains:
- a CDS encoding DUF4259 domain-containing protein, producing the protein MDETPRLFSAKTAETLFAQCSILTRVNWSAITVLFMFAVYEYTVELTELHWSFKILLAFIILLPAFACYVSNLSFSSTQTNPYWQIAQTVCLGTCVVWSVFLLTKSGAVSWPEVVVAVLVVVLMWANFVCVGQLGRYQNIAAQQRTIQKRLLRAYGIGPLENYYGRQWCQSFEARNGMGYIENTLTAAISVQYLDLVLASEALAAMETLKRLGSADSIEKSGFVVFDSWIHQQGRTVLSQKYLHLCNSVTNRILGDASELRELWYQLPEFERWHRSVLELRLALKTENTPL; encoded by the coding sequence ATGGATGAAACCCCACGCTTGTTTTCAGCTAAAACGGCAGAAACGCTGTTTGCACAGTGTTCCATTTTGACGCGTGTAAACTGGTCGGCCATTACTGTGTTGTTCATGTTTGCGGTTTACGAGTACACCGTAGAATTAACGGAATTACACTGGTCATTCAAAATACTGCTTGCCTTCATAATCTTGTTACCTGCTTTTGCCTGTTACGTGTCCAACCTCTCTTTCAGCAGTACTCAAACGAACCCGTACTGGCAAATTGCGCAAACGGTTTGCCTGGGGACTTGTGTGGTTTGGAGTGTGTTCCTGCTCACCAAGTCCGGCGCAGTAAGTTGGCCAGAGGTTGTAGTGGCCGTGCTGGTTGTCGTGTTAATGTGGGCCAACTTTGTTTGTGTGGGCCAATTGGGACGGTATCAGAATATTGCTGCGCAGCAGCGTACCATTCAAAAACGGCTTTTACGCGCCTATGGCATCGGGCCACTGGAAAATTATTATGGCCGGCAATGGTGTCAATCTTTTGAAGCCCGTAATGGTATGGGCTATATCGAAAACACCTTAACGGCTGCAATCAGTGTACAGTATCTTGACCTTGTTCTGGCGAGCGAAGCGTTAGCCGCGATGGAAACCCTGAAGCGACTTGGTTCTGCTGACTCAATTGAGAAAAGCGGTTTCGTGGTATTTGATTCCTGGATTCATCAGCAAGGTCGTACGGTACTGTCGCAAAAATACTTGCACCTGTGTAATTCAGTGACGAATCGAATTCTCGGAGATGCCTCTGAGCTTCGCGAGTTGTGGTATCAATTACCCGAATTCGAACGTTGGCACCGGTCTGTACTGGAGTTACGTTTAGCGCTGAAGACCGAAAATACTCCACTTTAG
- a CDS encoding methyltransferase, with protein sequence MSDTLFKTEFGQFDLRPSNFHPKSPLRAWNAADELLLNHLKQHCPVEFPRILVVNDACGALAVSLHHYEPESWGDYYTGTQSLQLNLQRNQIESDRVDVLSSIDSLSGTYDVVLLQLPKTLSLLAFQLAHLRQHVRSDTLIVAGGMVKHMTPSMSELFEQYIGPVQASLAEKKARLLFCQLDETLEPEFPEATVYGVPDSPLQLVSHANVFSQQKLDIGTRFLLEHFPDTAKASRIVDLGCGNGALGLFAGWRNPAAELYFIDDSFLAVHSAEVSFLNNPLQNAAHFMPGDALDGFGDEVDLILCNPPFHEGNKVHTQIALKMFSGASRCLRNDGQFWVVGNRHLGYHLSLKRYFRHIDVAAGNSKFVVWACREPLRDR encoded by the coding sequence ATGAGTGATACGCTATTCAAGACTGAGTTCGGGCAATTCGATTTGCGCCCGTCTAACTTTCACCCCAAATCACCGTTGCGTGCCTGGAATGCTGCGGATGAATTGTTGCTGAATCACCTTAAACAACATTGCCCGGTCGAATTTCCCCGGATTCTTGTGGTGAATGATGCTTGTGGTGCGCTTGCAGTTTCTTTGCATCATTATGAGCCGGAAAGTTGGGGGGATTACTATACTGGCACGCAATCGCTTCAGCTTAATTTGCAACGGAATCAGATTGAATCGGACAGGGTGGACGTTTTGTCCAGCATAGATTCACTCTCCGGTACTTATGATGTTGTTCTCCTGCAACTGCCGAAAACACTGTCTCTACTGGCATTCCAACTCGCTCATCTGCGCCAGCATGTCCGTTCTGACACCTTGATTGTGGCAGGGGGGATGGTCAAACACATGACCCCTTCCATGAGTGAACTGTTTGAGCAGTATATTGGCCCGGTGCAGGCATCGCTTGCGGAAAAAAAAGCCCGTTTGCTCTTTTGCCAGCTGGATGAAACTCTGGAACCGGAGTTTCCTGAGGCGACGGTATACGGTGTTCCTGATTCGCCTTTGCAATTGGTTTCTCATGCCAATGTGTTTTCACAACAGAAGCTGGATATTGGTACCCGGTTTTTGCTGGAGCATTTCCCTGATACTGCGAAGGCCAGCCGTATTGTTGATTTGGGGTGTGGAAACGGTGCTCTGGGTCTCTTTGCTGGCTGGAGGAATCCTGCTGCCGAACTTTATTTTATTGACGATTCCTTTCTGGCGGTACACAGTGCGGAAGTCTCGTTTCTGAATAATCCGTTGCAAAATGCGGCCCATTTTATGCCGGGGGATGCATTGGATGGATTTGGTGATGAGGTTGACCTTATTTTATGCAACCCCCCGTTTCATGAAGGGAATAAAGTGCATACTCAGATCGCGCTAAAAATGTTTTCCGGGGCCAGCCGGTGTTTGCGTAATGACGGGCAGTTTTGGGTCGTAGGAAATCGACATCTGGGCTATCACCTTTCCCTCAAACGCTATTTTAGACATATCGATGTTGCAGCGGGTAACAGCAAGTTTGTTGTGTGGGCTTGTCGAGAACCATTACGTGATCGTTGA
- a CDS encoding sensor domain-containing diguanylate cyclase: MRRYLPLNLHFLLLLALFRAGFAEAVLQWQENTETLEIGSQIQYIVDQSNQLTIDEIRHNQTLEWQRTQLRTPSFGFSDATYWVRFTITNNAETTQDVFLDVSYALLDEVTLYQFSHPAQSTAVTMENGDNLPFKDRLVEHRKLLFPLTLTGSTTFDIYLRIRSTSSIQIPMQLWAKSTFYSHDQYSIFGHGVYYGIVLVMALYNLFLYLRLGDRTYLLYVIYIAAFAITQMALTGFAYQFFWPDSPQWNQSSIAVLTPIIVVFGCLFISYALKLRLFYPRIHLYFLVLINFNFFCFLAALFLSYNTLIKLVALMVIVACSSALYSSYHVWLTSRQRYAALFSIAWTVFLFGVVCLALNKFGWIPRNFFTESAAQIGSAIEIMLLSYALAERLQDANRQRLDAEHDALVANEQLLAEQQKHSAQLESTVQQRTQELTQALHKVQQLNNELIEISATDPLTGLKNRRRMDEILAIELSRSRRDKTPLSVILLDLDHFKRINDQYGHPFGDKVLKQVSQIIINNIRRPPDEACRYGGEELVIILPQTPLSGAHIVAEKIRKHIAATEMQTADEKLHVTASLGVACSDPKSGSYNGPAQLLEKADIALYEAKSEGRNCTVLNSFRNI, encoded by the coding sequence TTGCGTAGGTATCTTCCGTTAAATCTGCATTTTCTGCTGCTACTTGCCCTTTTTCGTGCGGGTTTTGCAGAGGCTGTGCTGCAATGGCAGGAAAATACCGAAACACTCGAAATCGGTTCTCAAATCCAATATATCGTTGATCAAAGCAATCAACTTACGATCGATGAAATACGCCATAATCAAACTCTGGAGTGGCAACGTACTCAGCTTCGCACCCCGTCTTTCGGCTTTTCCGATGCAACTTACTGGGTTCGGTTTACGATCACCAACAATGCGGAAACCACTCAGGACGTTTTTCTGGATGTCAGTTATGCCCTGCTGGATGAAGTGACTTTATATCAATTCTCCCACCCTGCTCAATCAACCGCAGTCACAATGGAGAATGGCGATAACCTGCCTTTCAAAGACAGACTCGTTGAACACAGAAAACTGCTGTTTCCACTCACGCTGACCGGCAGTACAACGTTCGATATTTATTTGCGCATTCGTTCCACGAGCTCTATACAGATCCCCATGCAACTGTGGGCGAAGTCTACATTCTACAGTCACGATCAATATTCAATATTTGGCCACGGTGTTTATTACGGCATCGTGCTCGTAATGGCGCTGTACAACCTATTTCTTTATCTCCGCCTGGGGGATAGAACCTACCTGCTGTATGTCATCTATATCGCCGCATTTGCCATCACCCAGATGGCGTTGACGGGGTTTGCCTATCAGTTTTTCTGGCCGGATAGTCCACAGTGGAATCAATCGAGTATCGCGGTATTAACGCCTATTATTGTCGTTTTTGGCTGCCTGTTTATTTCTTATGCGCTCAAACTGAGGCTTTTTTACCCCCGAATTCACCTCTATTTCCTGGTTCTGATCAATTTCAATTTTTTCTGTTTCCTGGCTGCATTGTTTTTGAGCTATAACACCCTGATCAAGTTAGTTGCGCTTATGGTCATCGTCGCCTGCAGCTCTGCTCTGTATAGCAGTTATCATGTGTGGTTGACGAGCAGACAGCGCTATGCCGCACTCTTCTCGATTGCCTGGACCGTATTTCTGTTTGGCGTGGTCTGCCTGGCGCTCAATAAGTTTGGCTGGATACCCAGGAACTTTTTCACCGAGTCTGCCGCCCAGATCGGCTCCGCAATCGAAATCATGTTATTATCCTACGCCCTGGCCGAGCGCCTGCAAGACGCAAACCGACAGCGACTGGATGCAGAGCATGATGCTCTCGTTGCCAATGAACAGCTTCTGGCCGAACAACAGAAGCATTCGGCTCAGCTTGAGAGTACTGTGCAACAGCGCACACAAGAATTGACTCAGGCGCTGCACAAAGTACAGCAACTGAATAATGAGTTAATTGAAATCAGCGCTACAGACCCACTCACGGGCCTGAAAAACCGTCGCCGTATGGATGAAATTCTGGCCATAGAGCTGTCCCGCTCACGCCGGGATAAAACACCGCTAAGTGTGATTTTGCTGGATCTGGATCATTTCAAACGCATTAATGACCAATACGGTCACCCTTTCGGGGACAAGGTACTAAAACAAGTGAGCCAGATCATTATTAACAATATACGTCGCCCACCGGACGAAGCCTGTCGCTACGGTGGCGAAGAGTTGGTGATCATTTTGCCGCAGACGCCCCTGTCGGGCGCGCATATTGTTGCCGAAAAGATCCGCAAGCATATCGCCGCCACAGAAATGCAAACTGCAGATGAGAAACTACACGTGACAGCAAGCCTGGGGGTGGCCTGTTCAGATCCCAAAAGCGGCAGTTACAACGGCCCGGCACAACTGCTCGAAAAAGCGGACATTGCACTCTACGAGGCAAAAAGTGAAGGTCGGAATTGCACTGTGCTGAATTCATTCCGAAATATTTGA
- a CDS encoding spermidine synthase, whose translation MTIAGREIYRIYDPLGPIQVFDDGSRRVLAFGDNDEQSCLSLEHPYLLQHTYTRAMVLSLLFVEPSRILILGLGGGCLPAFLHHHLLNSHVQVVELRQAVIDVAYRFFALPRDSRLEVVQSDVRRFFKQTVTGPVDLIMSDLFLSGGIDRHQFDTGYLEQCYHRLSDQGWLVLNCWLEHRREQTSLRYLCELFPDVRVCSTESGNWIIFAGKQPCAEDKKTLEKRVRKLSSRFGWSLMPQFKQLQLYRERFSWSSILS comes from the coding sequence ATGACGATTGCCGGACGCGAAATCTATCGGATTTATGATCCCCTCGGCCCGATTCAGGTCTTTGACGACGGAAGCCGCAGAGTGCTTGCGTTTGGCGACAATGATGAGCAAAGTTGTCTCTCCCTCGAGCACCCCTATCTACTGCAACACACTTATACTCGGGCAATGGTTTTGTCTCTATTATTTGTCGAGCCGTCACGAATACTGATTCTGGGTCTTGGTGGCGGCTGTTTGCCGGCATTTTTGCATCATCATTTGCTAAACAGTCATGTTCAGGTTGTCGAATTACGGCAGGCCGTTATCGACGTGGCCTACCGGTTTTTTGCCTTGCCAAGGGATTCGCGTTTAGAGGTTGTGCAGAGCGATGTTCGTCGATTTTTCAAGCAAACGGTTACAGGTCCTGTAGATTTGATCATGAGCGATCTGTTTTTGAGTGGCGGTATCGATCGTCACCAGTTCGATACCGGTTATTTGGAGCAGTGCTATCACCGTCTTTCTGATCAAGGCTGGCTGGTCTTGAATTGCTGGTTGGAGCATCGGCGTGAACAAACTTCGTTGCGCTATTTGTGTGAGCTGTTTCCTGATGTTCGCGTTTGCTCAACAGAGAGTGGCAACTGGATTATATTCGCTGGCAAGCAGCCCTGTGCGGAGGATAAAAAGACACTCGAGAAGCGGGTACGAAAGCTGTCTTCCCGGTTTGGGTGGTCGCTTATGCCACAGTTTAAGCAGCTCCAGTTATACCGGGAGCGATTTAGTTGGTCTTCAATTCTGTCTTAA
- a CDS encoding KamA family radical SAM protein yields the protein MTETATLSRSSAALQDSIPVAPAEAPKLTVYTERQLDKIPQIQALPAHEREAIRVVANVLPFRVNQYVCEELIDWSNWKNDPIFRLTFPQKEMLMPETFEQIADILKTGDKVALKDAVNQVRETLNPHPAGQMDLNVPKIDGVPVQGIQHKYRETVLFFPSQGQTCHTYCTFCFRWAQFIGDKDLKFANSEASAMVEYLKANPQVTDILITGGDPLVMKTKNLRVYLEALLDPELEHVQTIRIGSKSLTFWPQRFVTDPDADELLMVFEKLIASGKHLAFMAHYNHWREMEPEIARTAIRRIRATGAQIRSQGPLLKNINDSAEVWAQMWKTQVKLGVIPYYMFVERDTGARHYFEVPLAQAWTIYRDALQQVSGLARTVRGPSMSSEPGKVEIQGVTEVAGEKVFVLRFLQGRDSDWVQKPFFAKYDENATWLHHLKPAFGDSKFFFEK from the coding sequence ATGACTGAAACAGCAACTCTTTCCCGTTCCTCTGCCGCGTTGCAGGACTCGATTCCCGTCGCACCGGCCGAAGCCCCCAAACTGACGGTTTATACTGAACGTCAGCTGGATAAAATCCCCCAGATCCAAGCGCTGCCTGCCCATGAGCGTGAGGCGATTCGTGTGGTCGCCAACGTGCTGCCATTCCGGGTAAATCAATATGTTTGTGAAGAGCTGATTGACTGGAGCAACTGGAAGAATGACCCCATCTTTCGTCTAACGTTTCCGCAAAAGGAAATGCTGATGCCGGAAACGTTCGAGCAAATTGCCGATATTCTGAAAACGGGGGACAAGGTTGCATTAAAAGATGCAGTGAATCAGGTGCGGGAAACCTTGAATCCCCACCCGGCGGGTCAGATGGACTTGAATGTTCCCAAAATTGATGGTGTGCCGGTTCAGGGCATTCAGCACAAATACCGGGAAACCGTCCTGTTTTTCCCCAGTCAGGGGCAAACCTGTCACACATACTGCACATTTTGTTTTCGCTGGGCCCAGTTTATCGGTGACAAAGACCTTAAATTCGCAAACAGTGAAGCCAGTGCCATGGTGGAGTACTTGAAAGCGAATCCTCAGGTAACGGATATTTTGATCACCGGCGGTGACCCGCTGGTTATGAAAACCAAAAATCTGCGGGTCTACCTTGAAGCCTTGCTTGATCCAGAGCTGGAGCATGTGCAAACCATACGGATCGGTTCAAAATCACTGACTTTCTGGCCACAGCGTTTCGTCACTGATCCGGATGCCGATGAATTGTTAATGGTCTTCGAGAAACTGATTGCATCCGGTAAGCATCTGGCGTTTATGGCCCACTACAACCATTGGCGTGAAATGGAGCCAGAGATCGCCCGCACGGCGATTCGCCGTATCCGCGCGACGGGTGCACAAATCCGGAGTCAGGGACCATTGCTCAAAAATATTAATGACAGTGCCGAGGTTTGGGCGCAAATGTGGAAGACCCAGGTTAAGCTGGGGGTTATTCCTTACTACATGTTTGTAGAACGGGACACTGGCGCACGGCACTATTTTGAAGTGCCCCTCGCGCAGGCCTGGACCATATACCGGGACGCGTTACAGCAGGTATCGGGGCTGGCACGAACAGTGCGAGGCCCATCCATGAGTTCTGAGCCCGGAAAGGTAGAAATCCAGGGCGTGACCGAGGTGGCGGGTGAAAAAGTGTTTGTACTGCGATTCCTGCAAGGTCGTGATTCGGATTGGGTGCAAAAACCGTTTTTTGCCAAGTACGATGAAAACGCAACCTGGTTGCATCATTTGAAGCCTGCTTTTGGCGACTCGAAGTTCTTCTTCGAAAAGTGA
- a CDS encoding CoA-binding protein, translating to MISHSPSPNGVDLLNDQDIIGILSSVRCIALVGASDDPERPSHYVMAYLQHRGYRVIPVSPRLAGETLLGETVYSDVASIPTDIQLDMVELFINAQRVPAVAEQAIERPVKVVWMQLGVIDQISAQKLRQNDIVVAMNRCPKIEIPRLGL from the coding sequence ATGATCTCTCACTCCCCGTCACCCAATGGTGTTGACCTGCTCAATGATCAGGACATTATTGGTATTTTGTCTTCAGTACGATGTATTGCCCTGGTGGGTGCGAGCGACGACCCGGAACGCCCCAGTCACTATGTGATGGCTTATCTTCAACACCGAGGATATCGAGTCATACCGGTAAGTCCCAGACTGGCAGGGGAAACGCTGTTAGGTGAAACCGTCTACAGCGATGTCGCAAGCATCCCGACTGATATTCAGCTCGACATGGTCGAGCTTTTTATCAATGCCCAGCGAGTTCCTGCAGTGGCCGAACAGGCAATTGAGCGACCTGTAAAGGTTGTCTGGATGCAGCTTGGCGTGATCGACCAGATCTCAGCACAGAAGCTCCGTCAGAATGATATTGTTGTCGCGATGAATCGTTGCCCGAAGATCGAAATCCCCAGGCTGGGGCTGTAA
- the folX gene encoding dihydroneopterin triphosphate 2'-epimerase, with protein MQPVSDFTAEIKIKNLRLRTYIGIKDDEIRNQQDVVINVIIQYDASKAITDNCIESALNYRTITKKIIQYVQEGRFALLERMTQDVLDIIMSHEQVNEARVEIDKPHALRFSDSVSVSLMARRELDSGLN; from the coding sequence ATGCAACCGGTATCTGATTTTACGGCAGAGATCAAAATCAAAAATCTACGCCTGAGGACCTATATCGGCATCAAAGATGACGAAATCCGCAACCAACAGGACGTCGTCATAAATGTCATAATCCAGTATGATGCAAGTAAGGCCATAACCGACAACTGCATCGAATCAGCCTTGAACTACCGGACCATCACCAAAAAAATCATTCAATACGTTCAAGAAGGCCGCTTTGCACTGCTGGAACGCATGACTCAGGATGTGCTGGATATCATCATGAGTCATGAGCAAGTCAATGAAGCACGGGTCGAGATCGATAAACCTCATGCATTACGGTTTTCCGATTCGGTATCCGTAAGCCTCATGGCCAGACGCGAACTTGATTCAGGGCTAAATTAA